From Camelina sativa cultivar DH55 chromosome 5, Cs, whole genome shotgun sequence:
TAATGCGACTGTGGTAGGAGTCTGCAGGTGGGGCAATACCATTTCCCTTTGAACCTGGTCTCAGGTGTGAGGCCAACACATGTATAGTGAAACCATTCACCTCCCTGGCACTGTCGAAACAAGAAACGACCACATTGTTATggttataaaaaagaaaaaagaaaataagatactAACAGAACAGAACTGACATTCTCATTGTCACAGGCAATCATGTCTCCAAAAGACACCTgaaaaaacattaacaaaagtGTTAACCAAAGATCGAAAGAGGATCAAACAACccacatattttatgtattcaAGACCTGATGGCAAACACAGTATGTTGGTTCGTTAGGATCAATTGGCTGCTCGTCAATAGGGGTGAGGTCTTTCCGATTGCTTCCTAGAGGAGGCATGAGCTCAAAATCCCTGTCACGATCCCACTCTCTATCTCTGTAATCAATCTTCTTGGACTGAGGTGTGCTATAGAATGACTTACGCTTTTCCTGTTTAGGAACTATAGGTAGCGGCGGAAGAACAGAGGGCTCGTCCTGTGGAATTTTTCCCTCTGACAGAGAAGTGTAACGAAAGAATAAATATACGATAAACATAGTAGACACCATTATTAAACAACTTTAACTACTTCATGCAAAGCACCAGTTAAAAGTTTTCACATAATGACCActagagaaaaatgaaaataaggCCACCTATGATTTGACAAGATGGAAGATGATAATTTCTGTTTCTCTGAAGCTTATCACTAATCGATTGTGCACTGACTGATGTTTATACAGGTGGAAAGCATGTTTTTGCTAACCCTTAGGGGGGGTTGTCCTAGAGGAAGTTATACAAGAGATACAAGCAAGTGTGACATTTTTATTGACAAA
This genomic window contains:
- the LOC104787311 gene encoding PHD finger protein ING2-like isoform X1; amino-acid sequence: MAIARTGVYVDDYLEYASTFPAELQRLLNTVRELDERSQSLINQTRQQTKYCLGLASQSSKKGNNGSHYNNGLDEEETIEKMRKEIESSQENALSLCTEKVLLARQAYDLIDSHVKRLDEDLNNFAEDLKQEGKIPQDEPSVLPPLPIVPKQEKRKSFYSTPQSKKIDYRDREWDRDRDFELMPPLGSNRKDLTPIDEQPIDPNEPTYCVCHQVSFGDMIACDNENCQGGEWFHYTCVGLTPETRFKGKWYCPTCRLLPQSH
- the LOC104787311 gene encoding PHD finger protein ING2-like isoform X3, which translates into the protein MRKEIESSQENALSLCTEKVLLARQAYDLIDSHVKRLDEDLNNFAEDLKQEGKIPQDEPSVLPPLPIVPKQEKRKSFYSTPQSKKIDYRDREWDRDRDFELMPPLGSNRKDLTPIDEQPIDPNEPTYCVCHQVSFGDMIACDNENCQGGEWFHYTCVGLTPETRFKGKWYCPTCRLLPQSH